The Streptococcus oralis Uo5 genome includes a window with the following:
- a CDS encoding excisionase, whose product MKQTDIPIWERYTLTIEEASKYFRIGENKLRRLAEENKNANWLIMNGNRIQIKRKQFEKIIDTLDAI is encoded by the coding sequence ATGAAGCAGACTGACATTCCTATTTGGGAACGTTATACCCTAACCATTGAAGAAGCGTCAAAATATTTTCGTATTGGCGAAAACAAGCTACGACGCTTGGCAGAGGAAAATAAAAATGCAAATTGGCTGATTATGAATGGCAATCGTATTCAGATTAAACGAAAACAATTTGAAAAAATTATAGATACATTGGACGCAATCTAG
- a CDS encoding rhodanese-related sulfurtransferase, giving the protein MAKDIRVLLYYLYTPIENAEQFAADHLAFCKSIGLKGRILVADEGINGTVSGDYETTQKYMDYVHSLPGMEDLWFKIDEESEQAFKKMFVRYKKEIVHLGLEDNDFDNDINPLETTGAYLSPKEFKEALLDEDTVVLDTRNDYEYDLGHFRGAIRPDIRNFRELPQWVRDNKEKFMDKRVVVYCTGGVRCEKFSGWMVREGYKDVGQLHGGIATYGKDPEVQGELWDGKMYVFDERIAVDVNHVNPTVVGKDWFDGTPCERYVNCGNPFCNRRILTSEENEDKYLRGCSHECRVHPRNRYVAENELTQAEVIERLAAIGESLDQVATV; this is encoded by the coding sequence ATGGCAAAAGATATTCGTGTCTTACTTTACTACCTTTATACTCCAATTGAAAACGCAGAGCAATTTGCTGCAGACCACTTGGCTTTCTGTAAATCAATCGGTCTCAAAGGCCGTATCCTAGTCGCTGACGAGGGGATTAACGGGACTGTTTCAGGTGACTACGAAACAACTCAAAAATACATGGACTACGTTCACAGCCTCCCAGGCATGGAAGACCTCTGGTTCAAGATTGATGAAGAAAGTGAACAGGCCTTCAAGAAAATGTTTGTTCGCTACAAGAAAGAAATTGTCCACCTTGGTTTGGAAGACAACGACTTTGACAACGACATCAACCCACTTGAAACTACAGGTGCTTACTTGTCTCCAAAAGAGTTCAAAGAAGCCCTTCTTGACGAAGATACCGTTGTCCTTGACACGCGTAACGATTATGAGTACGACCTAGGACACTTCCGTGGGGCTATCCGCCCAGACATCCGCAACTTCCGTGAGTTGCCACAATGGGTTCGTGATAACAAGGAAAAATTCATGGACAAGCGTGTCGTGGTTTACTGTACAGGTGGCGTTCGTTGTGAGAAATTCTCAGGTTGGATGGTCCGTGAAGGCTACAAAGATGTCGGACAATTGCACGGAGGAATCGCAACCTACGGTAAGGACCCAGAAGTTCAAGGTGAGCTTTGGGATGGGAAAATGTACGTCTTTGACGAGCGTATCGCAGTCGATGTCAACCATGTCAACCCAACCGTCGTAGGGAAAGATTGGTTTGATGGAACACCATGTGAACGCTATGTCAACTGTGGAAATCCCTTCTGTAACCGTCGTATCCTAACATCAGAAGAAAATGAAGACAAGTACCTTCGTGGATGCTCACACGAGTGCCGTGTTCACCCACGAAACCGCTATGTTGCTGAAAATGAATTGACACAAGCAGAAGTAATCGAGCGCCTAGCAGCTATCGGTGAAAGCTTGGATCAAGTCGCTACAGTATAA
- a CDS encoding sigma-70 family RNA polymerase sigma factor, producing the protein MKPSSFQTTIENQFDYICKRAMEDERKNYMLYLSRIAKREVSFSDVGDYLVSQFATTDNYSTDFQIFTLNGLSVGVENDLLSEALRELPDKKREILLLFYFMDMSDSEIADLLKLNRSTVYRHRTSGLALIKKFMEEFEE; encoded by the coding sequence ATGAAACCATCTTCTTTTCAGACCACAATAGAAAATCAGTTTGACTATATCTGTAAACGTGCTATGGAAGACGAGCGAAAGAATTATATGCTTTATCTTTCAAGGATTGCAAAGCGTGAGGTGTCCTTTTCGGATGTTGGCGATTATCTTGTTAGCCAGTTTGCGACAACAGATAACTATTCAACTGACTTTCAGATTTTTACACTCAATGGGTTATCAGTAGGCGTTGAAAATGATTTGTTGAGTGAAGCATTACGTGAGTTGCCAGACAAGAAACGTGAAATTCTACTGCTGTTTTACTTTATGGACATGAGCGATTCAGAAATTGCAGACCTGTTGAAATTGAACCGTTCTACTGTCTATCGGCATAGAACCAGTGGACTAGCCTTAATTAAAAAGTTTATGGAGGAATTTGAAGAATGA
- a CDS encoding PadR family transcriptional regulator, giving the protein MYFPTSSALIEFLILAVLEQGDSYGYEISQTIKLIANIKESTLYPILKKLEASGFLTTYSREFQGRMRKYYSLTNRGVEQLVTLKEEWTLYTETVNGIIEGSIRHDKN; this is encoded by the coding sequence ATGTACTTCCCAACATCCTCTGCCTTGATCGAGTTTCTCATCTTGGCTGTACTGGAGCAGGGGGATTCTTATGGTTATGAGATTAGTCAAACCATTAAGCTCATCGCCAATATCAAAGAATCTACGCTCTATCCCATTCTCAAAAAATTGGAAGCCAGTGGCTTTCTAACCACCTACTCTAGAGAGTTTCAGGGGCGTATGCGCAAATACTACTCCTTGACCAATCGGGGCGTAGAGCAGCTCGTTACTCTAAAGGAAGAGTGGACGCTCTATACCGAAACCGTCAACGGCATCATAGAAGGGAGTATCCGCCATGACAAGAACTGA
- a CDS encoding helix-turn-helix domain-containing protein, with protein MKTQYPMIPFPLIVKATDGDTEAINQILHHYRGYITKRSLRLMKDEYGNQSMVVDEVLRGRMETRLITKILSFEIK; from the coding sequence ATGAAAACACAATATCCTATGATTCCCTTTCCTCTCATTGTAAAGGCAACAGATGGCGATACCGAAGCGATTAACCAGATTCTACATCATTACAGAGGGTACATAACGAAGCGTTCCCTACGACTTATGAAAGATGAATATGGCAATCAAAGTATGGTCGTTGATGAAGTCTTACGTGGAAGAATGGAAACCAGACTGATTACAAAGATTTTGTCATTTGAAATTAAGTAA
- a CDS encoding DUF6574 domain-containing protein produces MTQEWFESADLEKKSPQTKSEIQPDEPETSETVETEPQASQETSVSPKELETHEEEAPEMIEETQTEEEGEGKTEEEHKQENPAKEKSILSKALESPYIPDIDPRKTARLKEEIALFWTWLLDAIQEPTTSKTTDQRHRYSVFALLTLLSSINLFFSIYHIKHLYYGYMISIANGSPNQLPPLDLFAGLSILVASALFYFSIILGGFTVRRVLDQESDFTFQEAFERYSRLFAIPLVLTALASFFALFGGLRFAGILTLLSIAIFALGNLFVISKPSKTSSLDPFYRFLLAVLLDGAILLPFFIAELALTVDYLRILTFF; encoded by the coding sequence ATGACACAAGAATGGTTTGAAAGTGCCGATCTTGAGAAAAAATCACCTCAGACGAAATCAGAAATCCAACCCGACGAGCCAGAGACTTCGGAAACTGTGGAAACTGAACCACAAGCAAGCCAAGAAACTTCTGTCTCACCTAAAGAGTTGGAGACCCATGAGGAGGAAGCTCCCGAAATGATTGAGGAAACCCAAACCGAGGAAGAGGGAGAAGGGAAAACTGAAGAGGAGCACAAGCAAGAAAACCCTGCAAAAGAGAAAAGTATCCTCAGCAAGGCTTTAGAAAGCCCCTATATCCCAGATATTGACCCTCGTAAAACAGCCAGATTAAAAGAAGAAATCGCACTATTTTGGACTTGGCTGCTGGATGCTATCCAAGAACCAACTACCAGCAAAACTACGGACCAAAGGCATCGTTATAGTGTCTTTGCCCTACTCACCTTGCTGTCTTCGATTAACCTTTTCTTTAGTATCTATCATATCAAGCACCTCTACTATGGCTATATGATTTCTATTGCTAATGGTTCTCCTAACCAGCTCCCACCTTTAGATCTCTTTGCTGGCCTTTCTATCTTGGTCGCTAGCGCTCTATTTTACTTTTCCATCATTTTGGGAGGCTTTACTGTCCGACGTGTGTTGGACCAGGAGAGCGACTTTACATTCCAAGAAGCCTTTGAGCGGTATAGCAGACTCTTTGCTATCCCACTTGTCCTAACAGCTCTAGCAAGTTTCTTTGCACTCTTTGGTGGCTTACGATTTGCTGGTATCCTCACTCTTCTAAGCATAGCCATCTTTGCCCTTGGCAATCTCTTTGTGATTAGCAAGCCAAGTAAGACCAGTAGCCTCGACCCATTTTATCGTTTCTTACTAGCTGTCTTACTTGATGGTGCTATTCTCTTACCCTTCTTCATAGCAGAGCTCGCGCTGACAGTTGACTACCTTCGCATCCTGACCTTCTTTTAA
- a CDS encoding tyrosine-type recombinase/integrase: MSEKRRDNKGRILKTGESQRKDGRYLYKYIDSFGEPQFVYSWKLVATDRVPAGKRDCISLREKIAELQKDIHDGIDVVGKKMTLCQLYAKQNAQRPKVRKNTETGRKYLMDILKKDKLGVRSIDSIKPSDAKEWAIRMSENGYAYQTINNYKRSLKASFYIAIQDDCVRKNPFDFQLKAVLDDDTVPKTVLTEEQEEKLLAFAKADKTYSKNYDEILILLKTGLRISEFGGLTLPDLDFENRLVNIDHQLLRDTEIGYYIETPKTKSGERQVPMVEEAYQAFKRVLANRKNDKRVEIDGYSDFLFLNRKNYPKVASDYNGMMKGLVKKYNKYNEDKLPHITPHSLRHTFCTNYANAGMNPKALQYIMGHANIAMTLNYYAHATFDSAMAEMKRLNKEKQQERLVA, translated from the coding sequence ATGTCAGAAAAAAGACGTGACAATAAAGGTCGAATCTTAAAGACTGGAGAGAGCCAACGAAAAGACGGAAGATACTTATACAAATATATAGATTCATTTGGAGAACCGCAATTTGTTTACTCGTGGAAACTTGTGGCTACAGACCGAGTACCAGCAGGAAAGCGTGATTGTATCTCACTTAGAGAGAAAATCGCAGAGTTACAGAAAGACATTCATGATGGTATTGATGTTGTAGGAAAGAAAATGACACTCTGCCAGCTTTACGCAAAACAGAACGCTCAAAGACCAAAGGTTAGAAAAAACACTGAAACTGGACGCAAATATCTTATGGATATTTTGAAGAAAGACAAGTTAGGTGTAAGAAGTATTGACAGTATTAAGCCATCAGACGCTAAAGAATGGGCTATTAGAATGAGTGAAAATGGTTATGCTTATCAAACCATCAATAACTACAAACGTTCTTTAAAGGCTTCATTCTATATTGCTATACAAGATGATTGTGTTCGGAAGAATCCATTTGACTTTCAACTGAAAGCAGTTCTTGATGATGATACTGTCCCTAAGACCGTACTAACAGAAGAACAGGAAGAAAAACTGTTAGCCTTTGCAAAAGCTGATAAAACCTACAGCAAAAATTATGATGAAATTCTGATACTCTTAAAAACAGGTCTTCGTATTTCAGAGTTTGGTGGTTTGACACTTCCAGATTTAGATTTTGAGAATCGTCTTGTCAATATAGACCATCAGCTATTGAGAGATACTGAAATTGGGTACTACATTGAAACACCAAAGACCAAAAGTGGCGAACGTCAAGTTCCTATGGTTGAAGAAGCCTATCAAGCATTTAAGCGAGTGTTAGCGAATCGAAAGAATGATAAGCGTGTTGAGATTGATGGATATAGTGATTTCCTCTTTCTTAATAGAAAGAACTATCCAAAAGTGGCAAGTGATTACAACGGCATGATGAAAGGTCTTGTTAAGAAATACAATAAGTATAACGAGGATAAATTGCCACACATCACTCCACATAGTTTGCGACATACATTCTGTACCAACTATGCAAATGCAGGAATGAATCCAAAGGCATTACAGTACATTATGGGACATGCTAATATAGCCATGACGCTGAACTATTACGCACATGCAACATTCGATTCTGCAATGGCAGAAATGAAACGCTTGAATAAAGAGAAGCAACAGGAGCGTCTTGTTGCTTAG
- a CDS encoding CPBP family intramembrane glutamic endopeptidase: MKKYRFLFKMSAVFSYLFFVFGLSQLTLIVQNYWQFSSQIGNFFWIQNILSLLFSGVMIWILVKTGHGYLFRIPRKKWLWYSILTVLVVVLQISFNVQTAKHVQSTAEGWAVLIGYSGTNFAELSIYIALFFLVPLMEELIYRGLLQHAFFKHSRFGLDLLLPSILFALPHFSSLPSLLDIFVFTTSGIIFAGLTRYTKSIYPSYAVHVINNIVATLPFLLTFLHRVFG, encoded by the coding sequence ATGAAAAAATATCGTTTTCTTTTCAAAATGAGTGCTGTCTTCTCTTACCTATTTTTCGTATTTGGTCTTTCTCAGCTGACGCTTATTGTCCAAAACTATTGGCAATTTTCTTCCCAGATTGGCAATTTCTTCTGGATTCAAAATATCTTGAGTTTGCTATTTAGCGGAGTCATGATTTGGATTCTGGTTAAGACAGGCCATGGTTATCTCTTTCGCATTCCAAGAAAAAAATGGCTTTGGTATTCGATTTTGACAGTATTAGTGGTAGTGCTCCAGATCTCTTTTAACGTTCAGACAGCTAAACATGTTCAGTCAACTGCGGAAGGTTGGGCTGTACTGATTGGTTATAGTGGGACTAACTTTGCAGAGCTAAGTATCTATATAGCCCTGTTCTTTCTGGTTCCACTGATGGAAGAATTGATCTATAGGGGTTTGTTGCAACATGCTTTCTTTAAACATTCGAGATTTGGCCTTGATTTGCTTCTTCCTTCCATTTTGTTTGCTCTTCCTCATTTTTCAAGTCTGCCTAGTCTGTTAGATATTTTCGTTTTTACAACATCTGGAATCATCTTTGCTGGTTTGACCCGTTATACCAAGAGCATTTATCCATCCTATGCGGTGCATGTGATCAATAATATTGTAGCAACCTTGCCATTTTTGCTGACTTTTTTACATAGGGTGTTTGGGTAA
- a CDS encoding carbohydrate ABC transporter permease — protein MAEKKIKKEKIDNVGIHSFSKKADIFFSIISGLIALSCILPFIFVIIISVTDEKSILQYGYSFFPSKFGVDGFQFLAQFKDKILQALFISVFVTVVGTVTNVFITTTYAYAISRTTFKYRRFFTIFALLSMLFNAGLVPGYIVVTRLLQLGDTVWALIVPMLLSPFNIILMRSFFKKTIPEAILESARIDGASEARIFFQICLPLSLPGIATITLLTALGFWNDWFNALLYIKSDNLYPLQYLLMQIQQNMDYIAKAVGLSGQLGVALPKETGRMAMVVVATLPIAILYPFFQRYFVKGLTIGGVKE, from the coding sequence ATGGCAGAAAAGAAAATTAAAAAAGAAAAAATCGATAATGTCGGCATTCACTCCTTCAGTAAGAAAGCAGATATCTTCTTTAGTATTATCTCTGGTTTGATCGCTCTTTCTTGTATCTTGCCCTTTATCTTCGTTATCATCATTTCGGTGACAGATGAAAAGAGCATCCTCCAGTATGGATATAGCTTTTTCCCTTCGAAATTTGGTGTAGATGGATTCCAGTTCCTAGCTCAGTTTAAAGATAAGATCCTCCAAGCGCTCTTTATCTCAGTCTTTGTAACTGTAGTCGGAACAGTGACCAACGTCTTCATTACAACTACTTATGCCTACGCCATCTCACGGACAACCTTTAAGTACCGCAGATTCTTTACGATCTTCGCTCTTCTTAGTATGTTGTTCAACGCTGGTTTGGTACCAGGCTATATCGTGGTCACTCGCCTGCTTCAACTGGGTGATACCGTTTGGGCCTTGATTGTTCCAATGCTCCTCTCACCATTCAACATCATCTTGATGCGTTCCTTCTTCAAGAAGACCATTCCAGAAGCCATTCTCGAATCTGCTCGTATCGATGGTGCCAGTGAAGCTCGGATCTTCTTCCAGATTTGTTTGCCCTTGTCACTTCCAGGTATCGCAACTATCACGCTTTTGACAGCTCTTGGTTTCTGGAACGACTGGTTCAACGCCCTTCTTTACATCAAGAGTGACAACTTGTATCCATTGCAATATTTGCTCATGCAAATCCAACAAAATATGGACTACATCGCAAAAGCAGTCGGCCTATCTGGTCAACTGGGAGTCGCTCTACCGAAAGAAACAGGTCGTATGGCCATGGTTGTTGTTGCAACCCTTCCAATTGCGATTCTGTATCCATTCTTCCAACGCTACTTTGTTAAAGGGTTGACGATCGGTGGTGTCAAAGAATAG
- a CDS encoding DUF4299 family protein, which produces MAKTFFIPNKESILGQQEVLTAKSILALVEGLESHSYDAVYLRQPLNRLEYIECGIVGQSQFLFKVNYADSRKGYQVVIPDFLTRADWEIVEALLQVLSSKLGQVVEGLEDFDFEAYFRQTVKHYLADKATRLVYCQGLLSPIYLNKEYLESFFAEDGLARFEELVKKVQSSDAYLASVKFYPDAQGKVHGIYHLAQGVKTILPKEPFVPAPYTEQLAGKELVWEIDLVTISGDGSKAEDYESIARLDYARFLESLPTAFYHQLDANQLEVQAILGKDFEELATIE; this is translated from the coding sequence ATGGCGAAAACATTTTTTATCCCAAATAAAGAAAGCATTCTAGGACAACAGGAGGTCTTGACTGCTAAGTCTATCTTGGCCTTGGTGGAGGGCTTGGAATCACACAGTTATGATGCGGTCTATCTCCGTCAGCCCCTCAATCGTCTCGAGTATATCGAGTGTGGGATTGTAGGCCAGTCGCAATTTCTCTTCAAGGTGAACTATGCGGATAGTCGAAAAGGTTATCAAGTGGTGATTCCAGACTTCCTTACCAGAGCGGACTGGGAGATTGTAGAAGCTCTCCTCCAAGTCCTATCGAGCAAGTTGGGGCAAGTGGTAGAAGGGCTAGAAGACTTTGACTTTGAAGCTTATTTCCGACAAACGGTCAAGCATTATCTAGCGGATAAGGCGACTCGTCTAGTCTATTGCCAAGGACTCTTGTCACCTATCTATCTCAACAAGGAATACCTCGAGAGCTTTTTTGCTGAGGATGGATTGGCACGTTTTGAAGAGCTGGTCAAGAAGGTTCAAAGTTCTGATGCCTACCTTGCCAGTGTGAAATTTTACCCAGACGCCCAAGGCAAGGTACACGGTATCTACCACCTAGCCCAGGGAGTCAAAACGATTTTACCAAAGGAACCCTTTGTACCAGCTCCTTATACCGAACAGCTGGCAGGCAAGGAACTTGTTTGGGAGATTGATCTAGTGACGATTTCTGGTGATGGGTCCAAAGCAGAAGACTACGAATCCATCGCCCGCTTGGATTATGCAAGATTCCTAGAGTCGCTACCAACAGCATTTTACCATCAACTAGATGCCAATCAACTAGAAGTACAAGCCATTTTGGGAAAAGATTTTGAGGAATTGGCAACCATCGAGTAG
- a CDS encoding DUF1700 domain-containing protein, translated as MTRTDYLTQLETYLHKLPEADRIEAMDYFKELFDDAGPEGEEELIASLGTPKEAAHDVLSNLLDKKVNEAPAQKNDRQLLHIALLALLAAPIGIPVGIAIILTIIGLFIAAASVILAFFTVSVTGILLGGLFIIESFSVLVEAKSAFILIFGAGLLAIGASSLVLLGISYVARFFGLLIVRLVQWILKKGKRGDRHA; from the coding sequence ATGACAAGAACTGACTATCTGACTCAGTTAGAAACCTATCTCCATAAACTACCTGAAGCTGACCGCATCGAAGCTATGGACTACTTTAAGGAACTATTTGACGATGCAGGTCCAGAGGGCGAAGAAGAACTCATTGCTAGTCTAGGAACTCCAAAAGAAGCAGCTCATGATGTCCTCTCTAACCTCCTTGATAAAAAAGTTAATGAAGCCCCTGCTCAAAAGAATGACCGTCAACTACTACACATTGCCCTACTTGCCTTACTAGCAGCCCCTATCGGAATTCCTGTTGGAATTGCAATTATATTAACCATTATCGGGCTTTTTATCGCAGCCGCCTCCGTCATTCTGGCCTTCTTTACCGTCTCTGTGACGGGTATCCTACTGGGCGGACTCTTTATCATAGAGAGCTTTAGTGTCCTAGTCGAAGCCAAATCTGCATTTATCTTGATTTTCGGGGCTGGTTTGCTTGCTATCGGTGCTTCTTCTCTTGTTCTACTAGGTATCTCCTATGTAGCCCGTTTCTTTGGGCTCCTGATCGTCCGCTTGGTGCAATGGATTCTTAAAAAAGGAAAGAGAGGTGACAGACATGCGTAA
- a CDS encoding ABC transporter substrate-binding protein, with protein MKNWKKYAFASASVVALAAGLAACGNLTGNNKKAADTTSGEKPVIKMYQIGDKPDNLDELLENANKIIEEKVGAKLDIQYLGWGDYDKKMSVITSSGENYDIAFASNYVVNAQKGAYADLTELYKKEGAELYKALDPAYIKGNTVNGKIYAVPVAANVASSQNFAFNGTLLAKYGIDISGVTSYETLEPVLKQIKEKAPDVVPFAVTKNFIPSDNFDYPVPNGLPFVIDLEGDTTKIVNRYEVPRFKEHLKTLHKFYEAGYIPKDVATSDTSFDLQQDTWFVREETVGPADYGNSLLSRVANKDIQIKPITNFIKKNQTTQVANFVISNNSKNKEKSMEVLNLLNTNPELLNGLVYGPEGKNWEKVEGKENRVRVLDGYKGNTHMSGWNTGNNWILYINENVTDQQIADSKKQLAEAKESPALGFIFNTDSVKSEISAISNTMQQFDTAINTGTVDPDKAIPELMEKLKSEGAYEKVLNEMQKQYDEFLKNKKS; from the coding sequence ATGAAAAACTGGAAAAAATATGCTTTTGCATCTGCTAGCGTAGTCGCTTTGGCTGCTGGTCTTGCTGCTTGTGGAAACCTTACAGGTAACAACAAAAAAGCTGCAGATACTACTTCAGGTGAAAAACCTGTAATCAAAATGTACCAAATCGGTGACAAACCAGACAACTTGGATGAATTGCTAGAAAATGCAAACAAAATCATCGAAGAAAAAGTCGGTGCTAAATTGGATATCCAATACCTCGGATGGGGTGACTATGATAAGAAAATGTCAGTTATCACATCATCTGGTGAAAACTATGATATCGCATTTGCATCTAACTATGTCGTAAATGCTCAAAAAGGTGCTTATGCTGACTTGACAGAATTGTATAAAAAAGAAGGAGCAGAGCTTTACAAAGCACTTGACCCAGCTTACATCAAAGGGAACACTGTAAACGGTAAGATCTATGCAGTACCAGTTGCAGCTAACGTTGCATCATCTCAAAACTTTGCCTTCAACGGAACTCTTCTTGCTAAATACGGTATCGATATTTCAGGTGTAACTTCATACGAAACACTTGAGCCAGTCTTGAAACAAATCAAAGAAAAAGCTCCAGACGTAGTACCATTTGCGGTTACGAAGAACTTTATCCCATCTGATAACTTTGACTACCCAGTACCAAACGGACTTCCATTTGTTATTGACCTTGAAGGAGACACTACTAAGATCGTAAACCGTTACGAAGTGCCTCGTTTCAAAGAACACTTGAAGACTCTTCACAAATTCTATGAAGCTGGATACATTCCAAAAGACGTAGCAACAAGCGACACTTCATTTGACCTTCAACAAGATACTTGGTTCGTTCGTGAAGAAACAGTAGGACCAGCTGACTATGGTAACAGCTTGCTCTCACGTGTTGCTAACAAAGATATCCAAATCAAACCAATCACTAACTTCATCAAGAAAAACCAAACAACACAAGTTGCTAACTTTGTCATTTCAAACAACTCTAAGAACAAAGAAAAATCAATGGAAGTGTTGAATCTCTTGAACACAAACCCAGAACTCTTGAACGGTCTTGTTTATGGTCCAGAAGGTAAGAACTGGGAAAAAGTTGAAGGTAAAGAAAACCGTGTCCGCGTCCTTGATGGATATAAAGGAAACACTCACATGTCAGGTTGGAACACTGGTAACAACTGGATCCTTTACATCAACGAAAACGTTACAGACCAACAAATTGCAGATTCTAAGAAACAATTGGCAGAAGCTAAAGAATCTCCAGCACTTGGATTTATCTTTAACACTGACAGTGTGAAATCTGAAATTTCAGCAATCTCTAACACAATGCAACAATTCGATACAGCTATCAACACTGGTACTGTAGACCCAGATAAAGCTATTCCAGAATTGATGGAAAAATTGAAATCTGAAGGTGCCTACGAAAAAGTATTGAACGAAATGCAAAAACAATATGACGAATTCTTGAAAAACAAAAAATCATAA
- a CDS encoding bacteriocin immunity protein, whose amino-acid sequence MTPLKWFAGGRERRCEAMTIIDHLLEDIKAAPQLTPLKNQLVIYQKRLEDDGTSTPFILSQMNVDISRVLIDNKLGLSESQAKQIKKLRELSAIRYGY is encoded by the coding sequence ATGACACCATTAAAATGGTTCGCTGGAGGTAGAGAAAGGCGTTGTGAAGCCATGACCATCATTGATCATCTATTGGAAGATATAAAGGCTGCGCCTCAACTTACTCCCTTGAAAAATCAGTTAGTGATTTATCAAAAACGATTAGAGGATGATGGAACCTCTACTCCATTTATTCTGAGCCAAATGAATGTTGACATCTCACGTGTGTTGATTGACAATAAGCTGGGTTTGTCAGAAAGTCAAGCTAAGCAAATCAAAAAATTGAGAGAATTATCTGCGATTCGGTATGGTTACTGA
- a CDS encoding DUF4097 family beta strand repeat-containing protein, with protein MRKLTKGFLIFGVVSTILGFIMIIVGAQSNGIQSLLAMSKDPVYDNRIEEVTFGNEVEKLDLTLEEHSLTIKESVDDKIHITYHPSVSGRHDLTTGMSDKTLTVTDKQASQHRFLGSGIEGLLRIASSYSHRFDEVILSLPKGRKLQAITVSANRGQTNIRQANLENATIKTKGYLLRLTESSIKNSTLTAPHIINIFDAELTDSQVKTEGAHIYAENIQVHGKVELEARSTLQLILSQKETDRINLEISSQHGGIYRQPKEEHRGQKENVLANPYKTEKADIKDLLIAKANQDIYLPKEEYSSPSRNH; from the coding sequence ATGCGTAAATTGACGAAAGGATTTCTCATCTTTGGTGTGGTTTCTACAATCCTTGGTTTTATCATGATCATTGTAGGCGCCCAGTCCAATGGTATTCAAAGTTTGCTTGCCATGTCAAAAGACCCCGTCTATGACAATCGTATCGAAGAAGTAACCTTTGGAAATGAAGTGGAAAAACTTGATTTGACCCTTGAAGAACATAGCCTAACCATCAAAGAGTCTGTAGATGACAAGATCCATATCACCTATCATCCTTCCGTGTCTGGTCGTCACGATCTGACTACTGGCATGAGTGACAAAACACTGACTGTCACTGACAAACAAGCCTCACAACATCGCTTTCTAGGTTCAGGAATCGAAGGCCTACTTCGTATTGCCAGCAGTTATTCTCACCGTTTTGACGAAGTCATTCTCTCCCTACCTAAAGGAAGAAAGCTGCAAGCAATCACCGTTTCAGCCAATCGTGGACAAACTAATATTCGTCAAGCCAACCTTGAAAATGCAACCATCAAAACAAAAGGCTATCTCTTAAGACTAACAGAAAGTTCTATCAAGAACAGCACACTAACGGCACCTCATATCATCAATATCTTTGATGCCGAATTGACAGATAGTCAGGTCAAGACGGAGGGAGCACACATCTATGCTGAAAATATCCAAGTTCACGGCAAGGTCGAGCTAGAGGCTCGTTCAACTCTACAACTCATTCTCTCCCAGAAAGAGACCGACCGTATCAATCTAGAAATTTCTTCTCAGCATGGTGGTATCTATCGTCAACCCAAAGAAGAACATCGTGGACAAAAAGAGAATGTACTTGCCAACCCTTATAAAACGGAAAAAGCAGATATCAAGGACCTGCTCATTGCAAAAGCCAACCAGGATATCTACCTACCTAAAGAAGAGTACTCTTCTCCATCTAGAAACCATTGA